From one Nitrosococcus halophilus Nc 4 genomic stretch:
- the gatB gene encoding Asp-tRNA(Asn)/Glu-tRNA(Gln) amidotransferase subunit GatB: protein MQWEPVIGLEIHAQLATKSKIFSGAATAYGAPPNTQACAIDLGLPGVLPVLNETAVRMAVKFGLAIGAKITERSIFARKNYFYPDLPKGYQISQYELPVVANGHTIIELEEGVEKHITIIRAHLEEDAGKSLHEDFHGMTGIDLNRAGTPLLEIVSGPDLRSTKEAVAYMKKIHTLVRYLGICDGNMQEGSFRCDANVSIRPQGQEAFGTRTELKNINSFRFVERALQYEIERQIEVLESGGRVIQETRLFDPNKNETRPMRTKEEATDYRYFPDPDLLPLVLDDSFIEEVQKTLPELPDDKRKRFMAEYNLSAYDASVLTTSRELADYYEAVVKTAGGEAKLCANWVMGDLAGALNKEGKNIENSPVTPEQLGQLIKRVVDKTISGKIAKTVFETMYTQGGNADEIIERQGLKQVTDTASIEKLIDEVLATHPQQLEQYQAGKNKLFGFFVGQVMKASKGKANPEQVNELLKKKLSGE, encoded by the coding sequence ATGCAGTGGGAACCAGTGATTGGGTTGGAAATCCATGCCCAACTAGCAACAAAATCTAAGATCTTTTCAGGGGCGGCAACTGCCTATGGTGCGCCACCTAACACCCAGGCCTGCGCCATTGACCTGGGGTTACCTGGAGTATTGCCGGTGCTGAATGAAACGGCTGTACGCATGGCGGTCAAGTTTGGGCTGGCTATCGGAGCCAAAATTACCGAGCGCTCCATCTTCGCCCGTAAAAACTATTTTTATCCAGACCTACCCAAAGGCTATCAAATTAGCCAGTATGAACTCCCGGTTGTCGCCAATGGCCACACGATCATTGAGCTGGAAGAGGGGGTTGAAAAACATATCACGATTATTCGAGCTCACTTGGAAGAAGATGCGGGGAAATCTTTGCATGAGGACTTCCATGGAATGACCGGTATTGACCTCAACCGGGCCGGTACTCCCTTGCTAGAAATCGTTTCTGGGCCGGATTTGCGCTCGACCAAGGAAGCCGTAGCTTACATGAAAAAGATCCACACTTTAGTACGCTATCTTGGGATTTGCGATGGCAACATGCAGGAGGGATCTTTCCGTTGTGATGCTAATGTCTCTATCCGCCCCCAGGGGCAGGAAGCTTTCGGTACCCGTACGGAACTTAAGAATATTAATTCCTTCCGCTTTGTGGAACGGGCACTCCAATATGAAATCGAACGTCAAATCGAAGTGCTGGAGTCAGGCGGCCGTGTGATCCAGGAAACCCGTCTCTTTGATCCAAACAAAAACGAAACCCGCCCCATGCGCACCAAAGAGGAAGCCACCGACTATCGTTACTTCCCCGATCCAGACTTATTGCCGTTGGTGCTAGACGATAGTTTTATCGAAGAGGTTCAAAAAACACTCCCGGAGCTTCCGGATGACAAGCGTAAACGGTTCATGGCAGAGTATAACCTCTCCGCCTATGACGCCAGTGTGCTGACTACCAGCCGGGAGCTAGCCGATTACTACGAAGCGGTGGTCAAAACCGCTGGTGGAGAGGCAAAGTTGTGTGCTAACTGGGTCATGGGCGATTTGGCAGGGGCCCTTAACAAGGAAGGGAAAAACATTGAAAATAGCCCTGTTACTCCAGAGCAACTCGGCCAATTGATTAAACGTGTGGTTGATAAAACCATCTCTGGCAAGATTGCCAAGACCGTGTTTGAAACAATGTATACCCAGGGAGGCAATGCCGACGAGATAATCGAGCGTCAAGGCTTGAAGCAGGTAACGGATACAGCAAGCATTGAAAAGCTCATTGATGAAGTGTTAGCAACTCATCCCCAGCAGCTGGAACAGTACCAGGCGGGCAAGAATAAACTCTTTGGTTTCTTTGTCGGGCAAGTGATGAAGGCTTCAAAGGGTAAGGCCAATCCTGAGCAGGTCAATGAACTATTGAAAAAGAAGCTGAGTGGTGAGTAA
- a CDS encoding UDP-glucose dehydrogenase family protein: MKVTVFGSGYVGLVTGTCLAEVGNEVLCVDIDEQKIAMLKRGKVPIYEPGLDALVQKNIEGKRLNFTTDVTQGVAHGLFQFIAVGTPPDEDGSADLQYVLAVARNIGEHMKDYRIVVNKSTVPVGTADKVRETIRKTLEKQGASLEFDVVSNPEFLKEGAAVEDFMKPDRVIIGTDNPRTTELLRVLYAPFNRNHDRLVAMDIRSAELTKYAANAMLATKISFMNEMANLAEKLGANIEQVRLGIGADPRIGYHFIYPGCGYGGSCFPKDVKALERIAREVDYNAELLNAVETVNNRQKQSLFHKIRHHFEGQLSERTIALWGLAFKPNTDDMREAPSRTLMEALWEAGARIQAYDPVARDEARRIYGNRQELVLCETPEAALQGADALAVVTEWNVFRSLDFEMVKTSLKAPVVFDGRNLYDPALMASQGIIHYSIGRPVMTAKSRAEISAAHPILSDVSNI, from the coding sequence ATGAAAGTCACTGTTTTTGGTTCGGGCTATGTGGGCCTTGTGACCGGCACTTGCCTGGCAGAGGTCGGCAATGAGGTACTCTGCGTTGATATTGACGAGCAAAAGATTGCCATGCTCAAGCGAGGGAAAGTGCCTATTTATGAGCCGGGACTTGATGCCTTAGTGCAGAAGAATATAGAAGGTAAACGGCTCAACTTCACCACCGATGTCACCCAAGGGGTAGCCCATGGCCTATTTCAGTTCATCGCAGTAGGTACGCCCCCTGATGAAGACGGTTCTGCGGATCTTCAATATGTATTGGCGGTAGCCCGTAACATTGGCGAGCATATGAAGGACTATCGTATTGTAGTCAATAAGTCCACCGTGCCTGTGGGAACCGCTGATAAAGTTAGAGAGACTATCCGTAAAACCTTGGAAAAACAAGGCGCAAGCCTGGAGTTCGATGTTGTCTCTAATCCTGAGTTTCTCAAAGAGGGGGCGGCTGTTGAAGATTTTATGAAACCCGACCGGGTTATCATTGGTACGGATAACCCTCGCACCACTGAACTGCTACGGGTATTATATGCGCCTTTCAATCGAAATCATGACCGCCTAGTGGCAATGGATATCCGCTCAGCAGAACTCACCAAGTATGCGGCGAATGCCATGCTGGCGACTAAAATCAGTTTCATGAATGAAATGGCCAATCTAGCTGAAAAGCTTGGGGCTAATATCGAACAAGTACGCTTGGGCATAGGCGCCGATCCACGAATTGGTTATCATTTTATCTATCCCGGCTGCGGTTATGGGGGCTCCTGTTTTCCTAAGGATGTTAAGGCCCTAGAGCGAATTGCCCGGGAAGTAGATTATAATGCTGAGCTACTTAATGCAGTAGAGACGGTAAATAACCGACAGAAACAAAGCCTTTTCCACAAAATCCGGCATCATTTTGAGGGCCAGCTATCGGAGCGCACCATCGCGCTCTGGGGACTGGCTTTCAAGCCCAATACCGACGATATGCGTGAGGCACCTAGCCGTACTTTAATGGAGGCGCTCTGGGAAGCTGGAGCCCGAATCCAGGCCTATGACCCGGTGGCTAGGGACGAAGCGCGGCGTATTTATGGCAACCGGCAGGAATTGGTACTATGTGAGACACCCGAGGCAGCCTTGCAAGGCGCTGATGCGCTAGCCGTGGTCACCGAATGGAATGTATTTCGCAGTTTGGATTTTGAAATGGTTAAAACCTCACTCAAAGCGCCAGTCGTATTCGATGGCCGCAATCTTTATGATCCCGCTCTCATGGCTAGCCAGGGCATTATCCATTACTCAATTGGTCGACCGGTGATGACGGCTAAATCCCGGGCTGAGATCTCGGCAGCCCATCCCATCTTATCGGATGTCTCTAACATATGA
- a CDS encoding XrtA/PEP-CTERM system-associated ATPase has protein sequence MYQKFYKLTGKPFQLSADPCFFYGSTVHKRALSYLRYGLMQGEGFIVITGPIGAGKTMLARTLVSELADNNTIAAQVVTTQLEANDMLRIIAASYGLTHEGVAKATLLKAIESFLITRAREGKRVLLLVDEAQNLPPDSIEELRMLSNFQVGERALLQCFLLGQEEFRQILALEDMEQLRQRIIAAYHLTPLDKDETQGYIEHRLNLVGWEDDPLITDEAYDAIYNHTGGLPRRINSLCDRLLLYSYVEERHTIDEQEVSVVTKEMDLEGIRSKAGEKVAAEKDHDFEERLTRLEETVAALEETVGSLSDEEVQPDLSPSGLRQISTGNEN, from the coding sequence ATGTATCAAAAATTTTACAAATTGACAGGAAAACCGTTTCAACTTAGTGCTGATCCTTGCTTTTTTTATGGCAGCACGGTTCACAAGCGGGCTTTGTCCTATTTGCGTTATGGCCTCATGCAAGGAGAAGGCTTTATTGTCATTACGGGTCCTATTGGCGCCGGTAAAACAATGCTGGCTCGGACCTTGGTCTCTGAGCTTGCCGACAATAACACCATAGCGGCCCAAGTCGTCACCACGCAGTTAGAGGCTAATGACATGCTGCGTATTATAGCCGCTTCCTATGGACTTACCCATGAAGGCGTAGCCAAAGCGACCTTGCTAAAAGCCATTGAATCCTTCCTAATAACGCGGGCACGGGAGGGTAAACGAGTCCTATTGCTGGTGGATGAAGCCCAAAACTTGCCCCCTGACTCTATTGAAGAGCTGCGTATGCTTTCTAATTTCCAAGTGGGAGAGAGGGCATTACTGCAGTGTTTCCTTCTAGGACAAGAGGAATTTCGACAGATCTTAGCTCTGGAAGATATGGAACAACTGCGGCAGCGGATTATTGCTGCTTACCACCTCACTCCGCTAGACAAGGATGAAACACAAGGATACATTGAGCATCGCCTCAATCTGGTTGGGTGGGAGGATGATCCGTTGATCACGGACGAGGCCTATGATGCGATCTACAACCATACCGGAGGCTTACCCCGGCGGATCAATTCTCTTTGCGACCGTCTACTATTATATTCTTATGTTGAGGAAAGGCACACCATTGATGAGCAGGAAGTCAGTGTCGTTACTAAAGAAATGGACTTGGAAGGTATTCGCTCTAAGGCGGGAGAAAAAGTAGCAGCGGAGAAAGACCATGATTTTGAAGAGCGCCTTACCCGGTTAGAGGAAACCGTCGCCGCATTGGAGGAAACAGTAGGCAGCCTCTCTGATGAAGAAGTTCAGCCTGATTTGTCCCCTTCGGGGCTGCGCCAAATCTCCACAGGTAACGAAAATTAA
- a CDS encoding HAD family hydrolase, protein MGLAIFDLDNTLLAGDSDYLWGQFLVEQGAVNSEDYERTNQAFYRQYQEGTLNIYEFLAFQLALLEQHSLRQLENWRSQYLEEKIRPIILPQAQELLASHRSQGHRLLIITATNRFITGPIAEILGVDDLIATEPEIRGGRYTGQVSGVPSYREGKVTRLKAWLKEQALTLGTSWFYSDSHNDIPLLEQVTHPIAVDPDEMLNAHARTNGWTVISLREKTS, encoded by the coding sequence ATGGGGCTAGCTATATTTGATTTGGATAATACCCTGCTCGCCGGGGACTCTGATTACTTATGGGGGCAATTCCTGGTGGAGCAGGGGGCCGTCAATAGTGAAGACTATGAACGGACGAATCAAGCTTTTTATCGGCAATACCAAGAGGGTACGTTAAATATTTATGAGTTCTTGGCATTTCAACTAGCGCTCCTGGAGCAGCATTCCCTTCGCCAACTAGAGAACTGGCGTTCACAATATCTGGAAGAAAAAATCCGCCCCATTATTTTGCCTCAGGCTCAGGAACTGCTTGCTTCGCACCGATCCCAGGGGCATAGGTTGCTTATCATCACGGCGACCAACCGTTTCATTACTGGGCCTATCGCCGAAATACTTGGGGTCGATGACCTCATCGCGACTGAACCTGAAATTCGGGGCGGCCGTTACACCGGACAAGTTAGCGGCGTTCCCTCCTACCGGGAGGGCAAGGTGACTCGATTAAAGGCATGGCTCAAAGAGCAGGCCTTAACCCTAGGAACAAGCTGGTTTTATAGCGATTCCCATAATGATATACCGCTCCTAGAGCAAGTCACTCATCCAATCGCTGTAGATCCTGATGAGATGCTAAATGCCCATGCCCGTACCAACGGCTGGACCGTGATCAGTCTTCGAGAAAAAACCAGCTAA
- a CDS encoding RNA pyrophosphohydrolase: MIDRDGFRANVGLILCNEDDRVLWARRAREEAWQFPQGGIKENETAEEAVYRELAEEVGLGPEHVSIMGCTRGWLRYRLPNRYIRYGNKPLCIGQKQIWYLLRFMGEEQDVRLDVTDRPEFDYWCWVNYWYPLREIVYFKRKVYQRALNELAPLIFPGYRPPSAARSSYGKRRRHQRARPCY, translated from the coding sequence GTGATTGATCGAGACGGCTTTAGGGCGAATGTGGGGCTCATCCTTTGCAATGAGGATGACAGGGTATTATGGGCGCGGCGAGCAAGGGAGGAGGCATGGCAGTTTCCCCAGGGAGGGATCAAGGAGAATGAGACCGCTGAGGAGGCTGTCTACCGGGAGTTGGCAGAGGAAGTGGGGTTAGGCCCGGAGCATGTCAGCATTATGGGCTGCACCCGAGGTTGGCTGCGGTATCGTCTGCCTAATCGTTATATCCGTTATGGCAACAAGCCCCTGTGTATCGGCCAAAAGCAGATTTGGTATTTACTTCGTTTTATGGGAGAGGAGCAAGATGTCCGGCTGGATGTGACGGATAGGCCGGAGTTTGACTATTGGTGCTGGGTCAACTATTGGTATCCGCTGCGTGAAATTGTGTATTTCAAGCGCAAAGTGTATCAACGGGCGTTGAATGAGCTGGCGCCTTTGATATTTCCAGGCTATCGGCCGCCATCTGCGGCCCGCTCTAGCTATGGGAAGCGGCGCCGTCATCAGCGGGCGAGGCCTTGCTACTAG
- a CDS encoding zinc ribbon domain-containing protein → MVRHWLKRTRLYATQDCHWCGHRQALKLANRLYRCFCCGLEMCRDQNGALNILGLGL, encoded by the coding sequence GTGGTAAGACATTGGCTAAAGCGAACCCGGTTATACGCCACACAGGATTGCCATTGGTGCGGACACCGGCAAGCGCTCAAGCTTGCCAACCGCCTCTACCGTTGTTTCTGCTGTGGTTTGGAAATGTGTCGCGATCAAAATGGTGCTCTCAATATTTTGGGACTGGGGCTATAG
- a CDS encoding RNA pyrophosphohydrolase — MIDRDGFRANVGLILCNEDDRVLWARRAREKAWQFPQGGIKENETTEEAVYRELAEEVGLSPEHVSIMGCTRGWLRYRLPNRYIRYGNKPLCIGQKQIWYLLRFMGEEQDFRLDVTDRPEFDYWRWVNYWYPLREIVYFKRKVYQRALNELAPLIFPGYRPPSAARSSYGKRRRHQRARPCH; from the coding sequence GTGATTGATCGAGACGGCTTTAGGGCGAATGTGGGGCTTATCCTTTGCAATGAGGATGACAGGGTATTATGGGCGCGGCGAGCAAGGGAGAAGGCATGGCAGTTTCCCCAGGGAGGGATCAAGGAGAATGAGACTACTGAGGAGGCAGTCTACCGGGAACTAGCAGAGGAAGTGGGGTTAAGTCCGGAGCATGTCAGCATTATGGGCTGCACCCGAGGTTGGTTGCGGTATCGTTTGCCTAATCGTTATATCCGTTATGGCAATAAGCCCCTGTGTATCGGCCAAAAGCAGATTTGGTATTTACTTCGTTTTATGGGAGAGGAGCAAGATTTTCGGCTGGATGTGACGGATAGGCCGGAGTTTGACTATTGGCGTTGGGTCAACTATTGGTATCCGCTGCGCGAGATTGTGTATTTCAAGCGCAAAGTGTATCAGCGGGCGTTGAATGAGCTGGCGCCTTTGATATTTCCAGGCTATCGGCCGCCATCTGCGGCCCGCTCCAGCTATGGGAAGCGGCGCCGTCATCAGCGGGCGAGGCCTTGCCATTAG
- a CDS encoding undecaprenyl-phosphate glucose phosphotransferase has protein sequence MINHPISPFPNYQNKITVSRTYYGEHAGVVFLQRLINAFVASASIYPIGLIYGTHMEKPYYSGLSIVTFMLALGMFEAVGIYQARTRLSFQSLLRRFTLAWIIVVFELLFLGYAIKLSEVYSRKILLTWFIASPMLTLLAHEAVRFLCYRIFNLKYKTRHAIIIGINDLSRQLVETIKYNKRLGIEVDGFLDDRAKDRTGALTEGHLLGRLSELPTLTRQRKIDTIFIALPLTQQQRIIDLVDALRDTTASIYYLPNVLLFDLIQARLDDIDGVPVVALCETPFYGMKALVKRLSDIVMATFILFLLSPLMLLIAIGVKLSSPGPILFKQHRYGLDGQEILVYKFRSMTVCEDGETVTQATRSDPRTTPLGFFLRHTSLDELPQFINVLQGSMSVIGPRPHAVVHNEQYRKKIKGYMIRHKVKPGITGLAQVRGFRGETKILEEMEARVESDIEYMRNWSLTLDFQILLKTFLVLFNNEKAY, from the coding sequence ATGATAAATCACCCAATCTCACCTTTTCCTAACTACCAGAATAAAATTACTGTATCACGCACTTATTATGGAGAGCATGCAGGAGTTGTTTTTTTACAACGATTAATAAACGCATTTGTTGCAAGTGCCTCCATCTATCCCATTGGACTAATTTATGGCACTCACATGGAAAAACCTTATTATTCAGGCTTATCCATAGTAACGTTTATGCTTGCTCTCGGTATGTTTGAAGCTGTCGGTATCTATCAAGCCAGGACTAGGCTGTCCTTCCAATCTCTTCTTCGGAGATTTACGCTAGCATGGATTATCGTTGTTTTTGAACTTTTATTTCTAGGCTATGCCATCAAGCTGTCAGAAGTCTATTCCCGCAAGATATTATTAACTTGGTTTATAGCTTCACCTATGCTTACTCTATTGGCACATGAAGCTGTTCGTTTTCTTTGCTATCGGATATTTAATCTAAAATACAAGACACGCCATGCAATTATCATAGGTATTAATGACTTAAGCAGGCAGCTTGTAGAAACGATAAAATATAATAAGCGTTTGGGAATAGAGGTAGATGGGTTTCTCGATGACCGAGCAAAGGATCGCACGGGGGCTCTAACGGAGGGGCATTTATTAGGAAGGTTATCAGAATTACCAACACTAACAAGGCAGAGAAAGATCGACACTATATTTATAGCTTTACCATTGACCCAGCAGCAACGTATTATTGATCTTGTTGATGCTCTCCGGGATACCACAGCCTCCATTTATTATCTGCCTAATGTGCTACTTTTTGACCTAATACAAGCACGCCTAGACGATATCGATGGTGTCCCGGTGGTAGCACTATGCGAAACCCCATTCTATGGGATGAAGGCATTGGTTAAACGCCTAAGCGATATTGTCATGGCTACCTTTATACTATTTTTACTATCTCCACTAATGCTATTAATTGCAATAGGTGTGAAGTTAAGCTCGCCCGGCCCTATTTTATTTAAACAACACCGATATGGTCTCGATGGCCAAGAGATTTTAGTTTATAAATTTCGTTCTATGACGGTTTGCGAGGATGGAGAAACGGTTACTCAGGCTACTCGAAGTGATCCAAGAACCACTCCTCTTGGATTCTTCCTCAGACATACCTCTTTGGATGAACTGCCACAATTTATCAACGTGCTACAAGGATCAATGAGTGTTATCGGCCCAAGACCTCATGCCGTTGTTCATAACGAACAATACCGTAAAAAGATCAAAGGATACATGATCAGACATAAGGTGAAGCCTGGTATTACTGGACTAGCACAAGTTCGTGGTTTTAGAGGGGAGACAAAGATATTAGAAGAAATGGAGGCTCGAGTAGAATCAGACATTGAGTACATGCGAAATTGGTCGCTTACTTTAGATTTTCAAATCTTGCTAAAAACATTTTTGGTATTGTTTAATAATGAAAAAGCTTATTAG
- a CDS encoding fibronectin type III domain-containing protein encodes MYISEEYATFHFIHKIKILLCVIIILTTPSIVNAATITIAWDPSTSPDVSGYKLHYGKVSGQYTNSVDVGNKTSHALDGFLAGEKYYISATSYCNCDNSQESDFSEELVVAIPENIDDTDLILPPIEVGEVIVDHNWERVSFKESFIDPVVIAPSISYSGRDPSIVRIRNITSDGFDIRVQEWDYRDGWHTQEKVHFIAMEKGHYILPDGTKIEAGSARTNTTSSFDTVNFQQPFNVSPVVLTSITSDNEPDGVTARKKDISKEMFKLLLQEQEANSDGHDYESVDYIAAEPSIGMAGSIPFEIGRTEDNMDHNFRLVSFLNSYANNPIVILDLQTSDGMDTANLRWENLTSNSVTVKVDEEQSMDDETYHTTEVVGYIIFGLASQ; translated from the coding sequence ATGTATATTTCAGAAGAATATGCTACGTTTCATTTCATTCACAAAATTAAAATCCTCCTTTGTGTAATAATTATATTAACCACCCCCTCAATTGTTAATGCCGCCACTATTACTATTGCCTGGGATCCCAGCACTAGTCCTGATGTCTCCGGTTATAAACTTCATTATGGAAAGGTTAGTGGACAATACACAAACAGTGTTGATGTAGGTAATAAGACAAGCCATGCCTTAGATGGGTTTTTAGCTGGGGAAAAATACTACATCTCAGCCACCTCTTATTGTAACTGCGATAATTCCCAAGAAAGCGATTTTTCTGAAGAATTAGTAGTAGCAATCCCTGAAAATATTGATGATACCGATTTAATTTTACCCCCAATAGAGGTTGGCGAAGTTATAGTGGATCATAATTGGGAGCGGGTAAGTTTCAAAGAGAGCTTTATTGATCCGGTCGTAATTGCGCCGTCTATTAGTTATTCAGGACGTGATCCAAGTATTGTTAGAATCCGCAACATCACTAGTGATGGGTTTGATATCCGTGTCCAGGAATGGGACTATCGTGATGGCTGGCATACACAAGAGAAAGTCCACTTTATCGCTATGGAGAAAGGACACTATATATTACCGGATGGGACAAAGATCGAAGCCGGCAGTGCCCGGACAAATACCACCTCTTCATTTGACACCGTAAACTTTCAGCAGCCGTTCAATGTTTCTCCTGTCGTGCTTACATCCATCACCAGCGATAATGAACCAGATGGAGTTACCGCCAGGAAAAAAGACATTAGCAAAGAAATGTTTAAGCTATTGCTGCAAGAACAAGAAGCAAATAGCGACGGCCATGATTATGAATCCGTAGATTATATTGCCGCAGAACCCTCTATTGGAATGGCTGGCTCCATCCCCTTTGAAATAGGTAGAACTGAGGACAACATGGACCATAATTTCCGCCTAGTTTCATTCCTTAATTCATATGCTAATAATCCAATCGTTATTCTAGATCTCCAAACAAGTGATGGAATGGATACAGCTAACCTAAGGTGGGAGAACTTAACTTCTAATTCTGTCACAGTGAAAGTAGACGAAGAACAGTCAATGGATGATGAAACTTACCATACTACTGAAGTTGTCGGATATATCATCTTTGGTCTTGCTAGCCAATGA
- a CDS encoding fibronectin type III domain-containing protein, translated as MPTWLKLLRLIKKKPSSTNIALKTTITSITLLVYSLNVNAAQAVLTWDDISEPSVAGYKLYYGSSSGNYNHSIDVGNQTSYTLTGLESGNTYYIAAKTYNQDKSKYSDFSNEVTATLPSSTTSSETNINEDSVPPIEVGEVIVDHNWERVSFKESFIDPVVIAPSISYSGRDPSIVRIRNITSDGFDIRVQEWDYRDGWHTQEKVHFIAMEKGHYILPDGTKIEAGSARTNTTSSFDTVNFQQPFNVSPVVLTSITSDNEPDGVTARKKDISKEMFKLLLQEQEANSDGHDYESVDYIAAEPSIGMAGSIPFEIGRTEDNMDHNFRLVSFLNSYANNPIVILDLQTSDGMDTANLRWENLTSNSVTVKVDEEQSMDDETYHTTEVVGYIIFGLASQ; from the coding sequence ATGCCTACATGGTTAAAACTATTACGTCTTATAAAAAAGAAACCCTCTTCTACAAATATAGCTCTAAAAACCACAATTACAAGTATAACCCTTCTTGTCTACAGCCTTAATGTCAACGCAGCACAGGCTGTACTTACATGGGATGACATTAGCGAACCGAGCGTTGCAGGTTATAAGCTTTACTATGGCTCATCTAGCGGTAATTACAACCATAGTATAGATGTTGGGAACCAAACCTCATACACCCTCACAGGATTAGAATCAGGAAATACTTATTATATCGCCGCAAAGACTTACAATCAGGATAAGTCAAAATACAGCGACTTTTCTAATGAAGTAACCGCTACGCTTCCCTCTAGCACAACTTCATCAGAGACAAATATTAATGAAGATAGCGTACCCCCAATAGAGGTTGGCGAAGTTATAGTGGATCATAATTGGGAGCGGGTAAGTTTCAAAGAGAGCTTTATTGATCCGGTCGTAATTGCGCCGTCTATTAGTTATTCAGGACGTGATCCAAGTATTGTTAGAATCCGCAACATCACTAGTGATGGGTTTGATATCCGTGTCCAGGAATGGGACTATCGTGATGGCTGGCATACACAAGAGAAAGTCCACTTTATCGCTATGGAGAAAGGACACTATATATTACCGGATGGGACAAAGATCGAAGCCGGCAGTGCCCGGACAAATACCACCTCTTCATTTGACACCGTAAACTTTCAGCAGCCGTTCAATGTTTCTCCTGTCGTGCTTACATCCATCACCAGCGATAATGAACCAGATGGAGTTACCGCCAGGAAAAAAGACATTAGCAAAGAAATGTTTAAGCTATTGCTGCAAGAACAAGAAGCAAATAGCGACGGCCATGATTATGAATCCGTAGATTATATTGCCGCAGAACCCTCTATTGGAATGGCTGGCTCCATCCCCTTTGAAATAGGTAGAACTGAGGACAACATGGACCATAATTTCCGCCTAGTTTCATTCCTTAATTCATATGCTAATAATCCAATCGTTATTCTAGATCTCCAAACAAGTGATGGAATGGATACAGCTAACCTAAGGTGGGAGAACTTAACTTCTAATTCTGTCACAGTGAAAGTAGACGAAGAACAGTCAATGGATGATGAAACTTACCATACTACTGAAGTTGTCGGATATATCATCTTTGGTCTTGCTAGCCAATGA
- a CDS encoding polysaccharide lyase has translation MTLEFFRAMIRLRFKSLLFKFLLSPVVLFVYSASAPAATVEYSNDFESGFGDISFKYECRDEQYNRVTNVSREGSYSLRTFQRGDQGCVQPNGVERKRTKFVLGDVRYSRDTTYWIGFSVYVPKDYPIHRNDGIFVYGSTSGSQPGEPAMYLRDGKWQIDNRWYDGSSVKHSRIFEGKADTGRWTDFVLELRRSPIKGNGVLRAWMDGKLVGETTGVIVGTDYSTPPVAKLGIYFGGNRSDDYTLNFDSIKIAQGSDGFDLVYPENSSNSLESSTTLPSPSGLKIIDLLP, from the coding sequence ATGACACTAGAATTTTTTAGAGCCATGATAAGACTAAGATTTAAAAGCCTTTTGTTTAAATTTTTATTATCCCCTGTTGTTCTATTTGTCTACTCGGCATCGGCACCGGCAGCAACAGTAGAGTACTCCAATGATTTTGAATCGGGGTTTGGAGATATTTCATTTAAATATGAATGCCGAGATGAACAATATAACAGGGTAACCAATGTAAGCCGGGAAGGCAGTTATTCGTTGCGCACTTTTCAAAGAGGCGACCAAGGTTGTGTCCAACCTAATGGAGTGGAAAGAAAACGAACAAAATTCGTCTTAGGGGATGTGCGTTATTCGCGGGATACAACGTATTGGATTGGGTTCAGCGTTTACGTGCCCAAAGATTACCCAATACATAGAAATGACGGTATTTTTGTATATGGCTCAACTTCTGGAAGCCAGCCAGGTGAGCCCGCGATGTATTTAAGAGATGGCAAGTGGCAGATTGACAACAGATGGTATGATGGGAGCAGTGTAAAGCACAGCCGGATTTTTGAGGGGAAAGCCGATACTGGCCGATGGACGGACTTTGTGCTGGAGCTAAGGCGTTCGCCGATAAAGGGCAATGGTGTTCTAAGAGCTTGGATGGATGGAAAGTTAGTTGGCGAGACAACTGGGGTGATAGTGGGTACAGACTACTCAACTCCTCCGGTTGCTAAATTAGGAATTTATTTCGGAGGAAACAGGAGCGACGATTACACTCTTAATTTCGACTCTATAAAAATAGCCCAAGGCTCTGATGGCTTCGACCTAGTTTATCCGGAGAATTCCTCAAATTCATTGGAGTCTTCCACTACCCTTCCCTCTCCGTCTGGATTAAAAATTATCGACTTACTACCATAG